From the genome of Peptoniphilus sp. ING2-D1G:
TTTGGGTTCTTCAGTTTTTTGTACATTTAAATTCTCTGAAGATTTCAATTCTTTCATTTTGCCCTTATCTGAATAAACACCGGCTGTTTGTGAATCATTATCCCATGAAACTTCATATCCTAAAGTTTCAGTCAAGAATCTGAGAGGAACCATGGTTTTTGTCTCATTTTTAGGTTCTTTATAGGAAGTGAGTCTTGGAATTGAAGCATCATCTATCTTCTTTTTTTCACCGTTGATATACACTATATTTGAGTCTATTTTTAGCATTATTTTTTTGTCTTTATGATCAATGGTTACATTCTTTAATTTATCATTCCATGTAACTTTTGCACCTAAGCTTTCAACGATTTCTCTAATTGGAACGAATGTCTTTGAGTTTTGCGAATAAGGCTTAAAGTCACATTCCAGTTTTTTGCCGTCGATTATAACATTTACCTCATATACTTTTGTGTTTTTATCGTTAATATCTACATAAAAATCCGAAGCTGCATAGGTTTTGCTGCTAAATAAAATTAAAAGCATTATTAAAAATAAAGTTGTATTTTTCATACTCCCTCCTAACCATTACAGTTTACAATATTAACAAAATTATGTCAAATTAATTACAAAACTCTATAGAGTTCATCGGAAGAAATTTCGGATAAGACTCTTTCGCCTTCTTGAGACACTACTGTTAAATTTTCACCCTCTCGTACCTTTCCGATTTTTGTGACCAATATTCCCTTTGATTTACATTCCTCTTTGAATGCATTGAAATTTTTTTCCGGCATTATAAATATCATACTGCCTGAAGAAATGAGTCTATATACATCCAACTTAAAGTAGTCGGCGATTTTTAAAGCTGAATCCTTAACAGGGATGTCTTCTTTATTTATTACAATATTTTTTCCAATCAACTTGCAGGTCTCCGTTAAAGCTCCATATATTCCTCCCTCTGTGATATCATGCATGTGCTTTACTCCATATTTGACCGCAATTTCAGCCTCTTCCAGCACAGAGAGTAAATTAATTGAATGTTCCAGTTCCTCTATTTCAATTTCAGTTAAAAATTTTTTAAGCTCCTTTTTTTTGCTGTTGTAAATAATTGAGCTTCCTTCTATGGCTATGTACTTGGAAATTGCTACTATATCGTCTTTATCTATCTTTGTGTGGTCAAGTAAATTGTCTTTTTTTACTCTCCCTATCGCTGTGGCGGTAATTATGATTTTGTTGACCGCATCAGTTACCTCTGTATGACCTCCTATAATGTCTAAGTTCAACTTATTACACTCTTCATTTGCTTCAATGACTATCTCATTTAGCTGCTCTAAACTTGAATCCGGCGGAATTAGTACACTTAGCAATATACCCACCGGTTCCGCTCCTTGACAGGCAATATCATTAGTAGCTACATTTATAGACAATATTCCTAAGTTTTTATCTGCTCCTGTGATTGGATCTGTGGAGGCAACTATTAAATCACTCTCAAAATCCATTACAGAGGTATCTGCCCCTATTCCTCCACCGCGAATAACTTCTTTTCTCTTCAAATCTATATTTTTAAAGATGTAGTTGTTTAATTGTTCATTTGTTAATTTACCTATTTCCATCTTTACTCCCCAACTTTTACCTCTATCTTGAAATTCAATAAATTATTTTCAATCTCATTGTTTATTATTTTTGACTCATAGTCAATCTTTTTTATTATGTCGTCTACTGCTTTCTTAGATTTAGAAATACCGTTTATATACAGTACTCCATTTCTATAATCGTAACTGGTGAAAAGCAAATCATCACTTTCAAATGATTCAAGTTCTATGAATAAATTTTCAAAATTTTTATTATTTTTTATTTTTTCCTTTATCGCTTTTTCTTCTTTTTGTTTTTCTAAAAGAAGTTTATTGTCCTCTTTCAGCTTTTCAATATTTGTGTTTTCTATTTGTATTTGTAAGTCTTCGTGTTCTTTATTTAAAGTGGCCACCTCGCGTTCTTTGTCCTCTAATATTCCGTTTAAATAAAAATATATAAAAGAGTTCAATATTAAAAATATAATAAAAAAATATAATATATTCTTGTTTTTTTGCTTTTTTTTCTCTATAAAATTAAATTTTTCATTGAAATCGATATCTCTTATGCCTATATCAAATCGCTTTGCGCTTGTGTCTACAAATTCACTTATGTATTTCCTCGTAATATCAAAAAGTGCATTTCCAAAAAAAGTAGCAGTCCCTTTTTTCAACGTATTTGCTACTAATATGGTCTTTTCATAGAGTATTATGCCGGATTTTTCTGTTACCTTCAGCTTAATGTCATCTGCAATTTCATAATATTTTCCATCCAATATATTTAATAGACTATAATATTCAAGGTTGAATTCCTCAAGCAGATTTTTAAATTCATTTATGTATAGAAGCTTTACTCTGTCACTGTTTAATATACATATATTGCTGAGTCCGAAAAAAACTATGTTTTCGTCTTTCTTTAATTTAAAGACATCTCTTATGGAGTAAATTCCCAATAGATTTTTATTTAGCCTTTCAAATATTTCTATGTAATCTCTGATGATTTTTTTCTCTATAAGTCTTACTTCTACAAGATATCCTTGCCCGGACTCAACATAATCGTATTTTGTTTTATAATTGTCGATATCCACAGGAAGTAAACCTTCTAATTCATAATAAACCATTGAATCAATATCTTCTTTTTTTATTTTAGGAATGGATATCTCATAGCTCAAAAACTTTGTTGATGGACTGATTATAATGAAATTCTCCATGGAATTATTTTCAAAAAACTTTTTAAAAATATAAAATAAATTGTTCTTATCAATTATTTCAAAATCTTCTATTATGGTTTTAGGAACTTCGAATTCTATGTCCTTGTCCTTTGCAAGAATCTTTATTGACAAATCTCCAACTATTACAATATTTATATTTTCAAGTCTTTTCACCGAACTCATAACATCACTCCGAATATACTTATG
Proteins encoded in this window:
- a CDS encoding hydrogenase maturation factor (This family includes Hydrogen expression/formation protein, HypE, which may be involved in the maturation of NifE hydrogenase; AIR synthase and FGAM synthase, which are involved in de novo purine biosynthesis; and selenide, water dikinase, an enzyme which synthesizes selenophosphate from selenide and ATP; High confidence in function and specificity), translated to MEIGKLTNEQLNNYIFKNIDLKRKEVIRGGGIGADTSVMDFESDLIVASTDPITGADKNLGILSINVATNDIACQGAEPVGILLSVLIPPDSSLEQLNEIVIEANEECNKLNLDIIGGHTEVTDAVNKIIITATAIGRVKKDNLLDHTKIDKDDIVAISKYIAIEGSSIIYNSKKKELKKFLTEIEIEELEHSINLLSVLEEAEIAVKYGVKHMHDITEGGIYGALTETCKLIGKNIVINKEDIPVKDSALKIADYFKLDVYRLISSGSMIFIMPEKNFNAFKEECKSKGILVTKIGKVREGENLTVVSQEGERVLSEISSDELYRVL
- a CDS encoding putative membrane protein (Hypothetical protein), whose amino-acid sequence is MSSVKRLENINIVIVGDLSIKILAKDKDIEFEVPKTIIEDFEIIDKNNLFYIFKKFFENNSMENFIIISPSTKFLSYEISIPKIKKEDIDSMVYYELEGLLPVDIDNYKTKYDYVESGQGYLVEVRLIEKKIIRDYIEIFERLNKNLLGIYSIRDVFKLKKDENIVFFGLSNICILNSDRVKLLYINEFKNLLEEFNLEYYSLLNILDGKYYEIADDIKLKVTEKSGIILYEKTILVANTLKKGTATFFGNALFDITRKYISEFVDTSAKRFDIGIRDIDFNEKFNFIEKKKQKNKNILYFFIIFLILNSFIYFYLNGILEDKEREVATLNKEHEDLQIQIENTNIEKLKEDNKLLLEKQKEEKAIKEKIKNNKNFENLFIELESFESDDLLFTSYDYRNGVLYINGISKSKKAVDDIIKKIDYESKIINNEIENNLLNFKIEVKVGE